The following coding sequences are from one Nicotiana tomentosiformis chromosome 3, ASM39032v3, whole genome shotgun sequence window:
- the LOC104088937 gene encoding uncharacterized protein — protein sequence MEMEMMLPSPSADFNLDDSACTTPYISAPSSPERFDAFFFSPSRIPALYEETNATHDDDFTFVFSGYELEKRSISAADELFDGGRIKPLSQNDSRGRERTQNSSNSSSPSSRHKATRSLSPLRVSDLLLFDHNENIDQENTETSPTAACSSSDSSSVSSLISLWNRKWKLKDLLLFRSASESRATSNTEELNKYELVKKARQEDAKSNSTNVGAAVPSSRRRKVPISAHELHYKMKREWLKEMKKKTFLPYKQGLLGCSGLDDPISMYMTRRE from the coding sequence ATGGAGATGGAAATGATGTTGCCATCACCATCTGCAGATTTCAACTTGGACGACAGTGCTTGTACTACTCCTTATATAAGTGCTCCTTCAAGTCCTGAACGTTTTGATGCATTCTTTTTCAGTCCTTCCCGTATCCCCGCCCTTTATGAAGAAACTAACGCTACACACGACGATGATTTTACTTTTGTATTTAGTGGATATGAGTTGGAGAAAAGGTCAATATCAGCAGCTGATGAGCTCTTTGATGGAGGAAGAATCAAGCCTTTAAGTCAAAATGATAGTCGTGGAAGGGAAAGAACTCAAAATTCTTCAAACTCTTCAAGTCCCAGCAGCAGGCACAAAGCAACAAGATCATTATCTCCTTTGAGAGTTTCTGATTTGCTATTATTTGATCACAATGAAAACATTGATCAAGAAAACACAGAGACCTCTCCTACTGCTGCTTGTTCTTCTTCGGATTCGTCTTCAGTTTCATCATTGATATCACTCTGGAACAGAAAATGGAAGCTGAAAGACTTATTGCTATTCAGAAGTGCTTCTGAGAGTCGAGCAACTAGCAATACAGAAGAGCTGAACAAGTATGAGTTGGTGAAGAAAGCCCGTCAAGAAGATGCTAAATCGAATAGTACTAATGTGGGAGCAGCGGTACCGAGCTCGAGGAGGAGGAAGGTACCAATTTCGGCTCATGAGTTGCATTACAAGATGAAGAGGGAATGGTtgaaagagatgaagaagaaaacTTTCTTACCGTATAAACAAGGTTTACTTGGTTGCTCAGGGCTAGATGATCCAATTTCAATGTACATGACTCGTCGTGAATAG